A section of the Candidatus Babeliales bacterium genome encodes:
- a CDS encoding amino acid ABC transporter permease produces MINFALIIQYLPNFLHGALVTVEIGALGCMIGIIIGTILGIAHTSKNKILRTFVTLYITVFRGTPMLIQIFMAVFVLPQIGIRLPDFWAATVAIGLNSAAYLSQIIRSGIQSVGTGQIEAAKVLGMNRVQTMRLIILPQALRVILPSINNELITLVKDSSLASTVGVMELTKEARHVQSVTFDAITVYCCVAFFYLLLTSMLSFFLHLLEKKLRCHAQN; encoded by the coding sequence ATGATCAATTTTGCACTCATCATTCAATATCTTCCCAATTTTTTACACGGTGCTTTAGTTACGGTAGAAATTGGCGCCTTAGGATGTATGATTGGTATCATTATCGGAACAATCTTAGGCATTGCACACACCAGCAAGAATAAAATCTTACGTACTTTCGTCACACTGTACATAACCGTATTTCGTGGCACGCCGATGCTGATTCAAATTTTTATGGCGGTATTTGTGTTACCACAAATCGGTATACGGCTCCCTGATTTTTGGGCCGCAACAGTAGCAATTGGTCTGAACAGCGCTGCATATTTAAGTCAAATTATTCGATCCGGTATCCAATCAGTTGGCACTGGACAAATCGAAGCGGCAAAAGTACTTGGCATGAATCGCGTACAAACGATGCGCCTGATTATTCTACCGCAAGCGCTGCGCGTTATTCTGCCTTCTATCAACAATGAACTTATTACTCTCGTTAAAGATTCAAGTCTTGCTTCAACGGTAGGTGTGATGGAACTTACAAAGGAAGCGCGTCATGTGCAAAGCGTAACCTTTGACGCCATAACCGTATATTGCTGCGTTGCATTTTTCTACTTACTATTAACATCGATGCTTTCATTCTTCTTGCATCTTTTAGAAAAAAAACTGAGGTGTCATGCTCAAAATTAA
- a CDS encoding ABC transporter substrate-binding protein gives MQHNSPFSIIFLLLATFLFAWFSLRKTTPPVTDNILIVGTNAEYPPFTFIDNGTIVGLDIDIIKEVAHRLDKPTLLKDMSFDSLLPKLQFGDIQVIAAGLTATPEKAKNVLFTKPYISGDPLIVISMANNPPITHLRDLDGKQVVVNEGYTADQYMSTIQGPIVKRLATPTEGFLALTSGHSYAFIAAQSSVKPYFDKHGKTAFNIFTLDGVHDSYSLAVSKQHPELLTAIQNALDAMEKDNTLASIKAKWGFA, from the coding sequence ATGCAACATAACTCTCCCTTTTCCATAATCTTCCTCCTTCTTGCAACGTTTTTATTTGCGTGGTTTTCGTTGCGTAAAACAACTCCCCCCGTTACAGACAACATTCTTATTGTTGGTACCAACGCAGAATATCCTCCTTTTACGTTCATAGATAATGGCACGATTGTTGGCCTTGATATCGATATCATCAAAGAAGTGGCACATAGACTTGACAAACCGACGCTCCTTAAAGACATGTCATTCGATTCGTTACTACCGAAGTTACAATTTGGAGACATACAAGTGATTGCGGCAGGATTAACTGCAACTCCAGAAAAAGCGAAAAATGTACTGTTCACAAAACCATATATTTCTGGTGATCCACTCATCGTTATTAGCATGGCAAACAATCCTCCAATAACACATCTGCGCGATCTTGATGGCAAGCAGGTGGTAGTTAATGAGGGGTACACTGCAGATCAATACATGTCCACCATCCAAGGACCAATCGTTAAACGACTTGCAACACCTACTGAAGGCTTTTTAGCACTCACCTCTGGACATTCCTATGCATTTATTGCGGCACAAAGTTCGGTAAAACCATATTTTGATAAACATGGTAAAACAGCATTCAACATCTTTACTCTCGATGGCGTACATGATAGTTACTCGCTTGCAGTATCAAAGCAACATCCTGAACTACTTACCGCAATACAAAATGCACTCGATGCAATGGAAAAAGATAATACGCTGGCTAGCATAAAAGCAAAATGGGGATTTGCATGA